A portion of the Plodia interpunctella isolate USDA-ARS_2022_Savannah chromosome 4, ilPloInte3.2, whole genome shotgun sequence genome contains these proteins:
- the LOC128669114 gene encoding testis-specific gene 10 protein-like isoform X10, with protein sequence MLKCGLMPAAKPPPGRSCMGPSQDSPAMKKRPRATFNKRPHSVSPSIPVRPRSPLGKTIGDRRCHSLSPSMEKPTIQKMSVAESSVSAPESHGGGSIVSDNNDLEQASIAEKTSVRAMASKLMRSMAGKKRDFLKQKKTLISLQNSVLELYATLREMEVRTDTKDDTLGEVRVLSVTGWPPHDLLLLVREDLDLPLNPDINGIFSLQILQQLSAQLNQIPEEVLGVGAELMARRIELLNLIRAKYRNNAKNAEWDAETEKLHRLLAGIAENLKSKVNYCIDLAKIPWLDRETMIKKIDRLQRENLVLQHKLEDYTKKDGDEGKECVAEGLTYHKCQSQKLAEDLAKERNARESLKEVVAAAESMLRVARGRIATLERQLKETRADLDAARRKHKDLEQLYRHRETSYDARSRKLIEMSKTGEMTIETLSRQRDALELRVKELRDAGDVVEKAAASREAELRARLDSLTAKMAEQEKNRAAAESRIPGYEVRIKELEEQLQIYRERSAKLIDIERKRCVEFLPSIETEPTDRETEIWTELQFTRAALATTEEELKQARADKDSFLNSLNKIAQVDGDDSIQDKMGAELVEREKKIAKLQNVIEQLKENEKTMKQDVTQYENQLTSLKMEVKRLRNYNCYSKEIPFQELQTELLDMHMQVDTLSRERNALVTAAASRALMLERHERAASLFARILKARRDLTALVEGGGSEPSSLDDSSNAEVSRSLSSVCGNAAETWTALQAERTRVLRLESAVLAQSLQLEREDRVRTQLERRRAVLEREVLRAHQSSSAEQCSSLNASRKNLNWPF encoded by the exons ATGTTGAAATGTGGATTGATGCCGGCTGCAAAACCGCCCCCCGGGCGTTCCTGCATGG GTCCGAGTCAGGATTCACCCGCAATGAAAAAACGCCCGAGAGCTACTTTTAATAAGAGACCTCACTCGGTGTCGCCGAGTATACCTGTCAGACCACGG AGCCCTCTGGGAAAGACCATCGGCGATAGAAGATGTCATAGCTTATCTCCATCAATG GAAAAACCAACAATTCAGAAGATGAGTGTGGCTGAGTCAAGTGTGTCTGCTCCAGAGTCCCATGGCGGCGGCAGTATCGTCAGCGACAACAACGACCTCGAGCAAG cTTCTATTGCAGAAAAGACGTCTGTTCGGGCAATGGCTTCGAAATTAATGCGGTCGATGGCGGGCAAGAAAAGGGATTTCCtcaaacaaaagaaaactttaatCTCTCTCCAG AACTCCGTACTAGAACTATATGCTACTCTAAGAGAGATGGAGGTACGCACGGACACCAAAGATGATACCCTGGGCGAGGTCCGCGTGCTATCCGTGACGGGATGGCCGCCACACGACCTGCTACTGCTCGTGCGGGAGGACCTGGACCTGCCCCTCAACCCGGACATCAACGGGATATTCA GTCTCCAAATCTTACAACAGTTGAGTGCACAGTTGAATCAAATCCCTGAAGAGGTATTAGGAGTAGGGGCAGAGTTGATGGCCCGACGCATAGAACTTCTAAATTTGATACGAGCTAAGTATCGCAAC AATGCAAAAAATGCGGAATGGGATGCTGAAACTGAAAAACTTCATAGACTATTAGCAGGCATAGCCGAGAATCTGAAATCAAAAGTAAATTACTGTATAGATTTAGctaa GATCCCATGGCTTGATCGCGAGACTATGATAAAGAAAATAGATCGATTACAAAGGGAGAACTTAGTCCTACAACACAAACTGGAAGATTACACAAAAAAAGACGGCGATGAAGGCAAAGAATGTGTAGCCGAAGGATTAACTTACCAT AAATGTCAATCTCAGAAGCTGGCTGAGGACCTGGCCAAGGAGCGGAACGCGCGGGAATCGCTGAAGGAAGTGGTGGCTGCTGCTGAGAGCATGCTGCGAGTGGCGCGCGGGCGCATCGCCACGCTGGAGCGCCAGCTCAAGGAAACCCGCGCAGATCTCGACGCTGCGCGCCGCAAACACAAAGACCTCGAGCAACTC tATCGTCACCGAGAGACGAGCTACGACGCGCGCTCGAGGAAGTTGATCGAGATGTCGAAGACTGGAGAAATGACGATCGAGACTCTATCTCGCCAGCGGGATGCTCTAGAGCTTAG GGTGAAGGAACTCCGCGACGCGGGGGATGTCGTGGAGAAGGCGGCCGCGTCGCGGGAGGCTGAGCTGCGCGCGCGCCTCGACTCCTTGACCGCGAAGATGGCTGAACAG GAAAAGAACCGAGCAGCGGCCGAGAGTAGGATTCCAGGATATGAAGTTCGTATAAAAGAACTGGAAGAGCAGTTGCAAATATACCGAGAACGGTCAGCAAAGCTGATTGACATAGAAAGGAAACGTTGCGTCGAGTTTTTGCCGTCTATAG aGACGGAGCCTACTGATAGAGAAACAGAGATATGGACTGAACTACAGTTTACTAGAGCAGCCTTAGCTACCACTGAAGAAGAGTTAAAACAAGCTAGAGCCGACAAGGACagctttttaaattcattaaataaaattgcg cAAGTGGATGGAGACGATTCAATCCAAGATAAAATGGGCGCTGAATTAGTCGAGCGAGAAAAGAAAATTGCAAAGTTACAGAACGTGATTGAACaactaaaagaaaatgaaaaaacaat gAAACAAGACGTCACGCAATATGAGAACCAACTGACGTCACTTAAAATGGAGGTTAAGCGTTTAAGAAATTATAACTGTTACTCTAAAGAAATTCCATTTCAAGAATTACAGACAGAG CTGTTAGACATGCACATGCAAGTGGACACCTTATCGCGCGAACGCAATGCCCTGGTGACGGCGGCAGCATCCAGAGCATTGATGCTCGAGAGACACGAGAGGGCGGCGTCCCTGTTCGCCCGCATCCTGAAGGCGCGGCGAGACCTAACGGCTCTGGTCGAGGGAGGGGGCTCCGAGCCATCGTCGTTAGATGACAGTAGTAATGCAGAG GTGTCCCGATCCCTGTCGTCAGTGTGTGGGAATGCGGCGGAGACGTGGACGGCCCTCCAGGCCGAGCGAACCCGGGTGCTCCGGCTAGAGAGCGCG GTGTTGGCCCAAAGTCTGCAATTGGAGCGGGAGGACCGTGTCAGGACGCAGCTAGAACGACGTCGCGCCGTCCTCGAGAGAGAGGTCTTGAGGGCCCACCAGTCCTCCTCAGCTGAGCAGTGCTCGTCGCTCAACGCCAGTCGGAAAAACTTGAACTGgccattttaa
- the LOC128669114 gene encoding cingulin-like isoform X1, whose translation MLKCGLMPAAKPPPGRSCMGPSQDSPAMKKRPRATFNKRPHSVSPSIPVRPRSPLGKTIGDRRCHSLSPSMEKPTIQKMSVAESSVSAPESHGGGSIVSDNNDLEQASIAEKTSVRAMASKLMRSMAGKKRDFLKQKKTLISLQNSVLELYATLREMEVRTDTKDDTLGEVRVLSVTGWPPHDLLLLVREDLDLPLNPDINGIFSLQILQQLSAQLNQIPEEVLGVGAELMARRIELLNLIRAKYRNNAKNAEWDAETEKLHRLLAGIAENLKSKVNYCIDLAKIPWLDRETMIKKIDRLQRENLVLQHKLEDYTKKDGDEGKECVAEGLTYHKCQSQKLAEDLAKERNARESLKEVVAAAESMLRVARGRIATLERQLKETRADLDAARRKHKDLEQLVNSPSQQKAYRHRETSYDARSRKLIEMSKTGEMTIETLSRQRDALELRFLKIIIVTFFYQQFWKLRSYKNVLRVKELRDAGDVVEKAAASREAELRARLDSLTAKMAEQEKNRAAAESRIPGYEVRIKELEEQLQIYRERSAKLIDIERKRCVEFLPSIETEPTDRETEIWTELQFTRAALATTEEELKQARADKDSFLNSLNKIAQVDGDDSIQDKMGAELVEREKKIAKLQNVIEQLKENEKTMKQDVTQYENQLTSLKMEVKRLRNYNCYSKEIPFQELQTELLDMHMQVDTLSRERNALVTAAASRALMLERHERAASLFARILKARRDLTALVEGGGSEPSSLDDSSNAEVSRSLSSVCGNAAETWTALQAERTRVLRLESAVLAQSLQLEREDRVRTQLERRRAVLEREVLRAHQSSSAEQCSSLNASRKNLNWPF comes from the exons ATGTTGAAATGTGGATTGATGCCGGCTGCAAAACCGCCCCCCGGGCGTTCCTGCATGG GTCCGAGTCAGGATTCACCCGCAATGAAAAAACGCCCGAGAGCTACTTTTAATAAGAGACCTCACTCGGTGTCGCCGAGTATACCTGTCAGACCACGG AGCCCTCTGGGAAAGACCATCGGCGATAGAAGATGTCATAGCTTATCTCCATCAATG GAAAAACCAACAATTCAGAAGATGAGTGTGGCTGAGTCAAGTGTGTCTGCTCCAGAGTCCCATGGCGGCGGCAGTATCGTCAGCGACAACAACGACCTCGAGCAAG cTTCTATTGCAGAAAAGACGTCTGTTCGGGCAATGGCTTCGAAATTAATGCGGTCGATGGCGGGCAAGAAAAGGGATTTCCtcaaacaaaagaaaactttaatCTCTCTCCAG AACTCCGTACTAGAACTATATGCTACTCTAAGAGAGATGGAGGTACGCACGGACACCAAAGATGATACCCTGGGCGAGGTCCGCGTGCTATCCGTGACGGGATGGCCGCCACACGACCTGCTACTGCTCGTGCGGGAGGACCTGGACCTGCCCCTCAACCCGGACATCAACGGGATATTCA GTCTCCAAATCTTACAACAGTTGAGTGCACAGTTGAATCAAATCCCTGAAGAGGTATTAGGAGTAGGGGCAGAGTTGATGGCCCGACGCATAGAACTTCTAAATTTGATACGAGCTAAGTATCGCAAC AATGCAAAAAATGCGGAATGGGATGCTGAAACTGAAAAACTTCATAGACTATTAGCAGGCATAGCCGAGAATCTGAAATCAAAAGTAAATTACTGTATAGATTTAGctaa GATCCCATGGCTTGATCGCGAGACTATGATAAAGAAAATAGATCGATTACAAAGGGAGAACTTAGTCCTACAACACAAACTGGAAGATTACACAAAAAAAGACGGCGATGAAGGCAAAGAATGTGTAGCCGAAGGATTAACTTACCAT AAATGTCAATCTCAGAAGCTGGCTGAGGACCTGGCCAAGGAGCGGAACGCGCGGGAATCGCTGAAGGAAGTGGTGGCTGCTGCTGAGAGCATGCTGCGAGTGGCGCGCGGGCGCATCGCCACGCTGGAGCGCCAGCTCAAGGAAACCCGCGCAGATCTCGACGCTGCGCGCCGCAAACACAAAGACCTCGAGCAACTCGTAAACAGTCCCTCCCAACAGAAGGCA tATCGTCACCGAGAGACGAGCTACGACGCGCGCTCGAGGAAGTTGATCGAGATGTCGAAGACTGGAGAAATGACGATCGAGACTCTATCTCGCCAGCGGGATGCTCTAGAGCTTAGGTttcttaaaatcattattgtgACGTTTTTTTATCAACAGTTTTGGAAGTTAAGAAGTTACAAAAACGTTTTAAGGGTGAAGGAACTCCGCGACGCGGGGGATGTCGTGGAGAAGGCGGCCGCGTCGCGGGAGGCTGAGCTGCGCGCGCGCCTCGACTCCTTGACCGCGAAGATGGCTGAACAG GAAAAGAACCGAGCAGCGGCCGAGAGTAGGATTCCAGGATATGAAGTTCGTATAAAAGAACTGGAAGAGCAGTTGCAAATATACCGAGAACGGTCAGCAAAGCTGATTGACATAGAAAGGAAACGTTGCGTCGAGTTTTTGCCGTCTATAG aGACGGAGCCTACTGATAGAGAAACAGAGATATGGACTGAACTACAGTTTACTAGAGCAGCCTTAGCTACCACTGAAGAAGAGTTAAAACAAGCTAGAGCCGACAAGGACagctttttaaattcattaaataaaattgcg cAAGTGGATGGAGACGATTCAATCCAAGATAAAATGGGCGCTGAATTAGTCGAGCGAGAAAAGAAAATTGCAAAGTTACAGAACGTGATTGAACaactaaaagaaaatgaaaaaacaat gAAACAAGACGTCACGCAATATGAGAACCAACTGACGTCACTTAAAATGGAGGTTAAGCGTTTAAGAAATTATAACTGTTACTCTAAAGAAATTCCATTTCAAGAATTACAGACAGAG CTGTTAGACATGCACATGCAAGTGGACACCTTATCGCGCGAACGCAATGCCCTGGTGACGGCGGCAGCATCCAGAGCATTGATGCTCGAGAGACACGAGAGGGCGGCGTCCCTGTTCGCCCGCATCCTGAAGGCGCGGCGAGACCTAACGGCTCTGGTCGAGGGAGGGGGCTCCGAGCCATCGTCGTTAGATGACAGTAGTAATGCAGAG GTGTCCCGATCCCTGTCGTCAGTGTGTGGGAATGCGGCGGAGACGTGGACGGCCCTCCAGGCCGAGCGAACCCGGGTGCTCCGGCTAGAGAGCGCG GTGTTGGCCCAAAGTCTGCAATTGGAGCGGGAGGACCGTGTCAGGACGCAGCTAGAACGACGTCGCGCCGTCCTCGAGAGAGAGGTCTTGAGGGCCCACCAGTCCTCCTCAGCTGAGCAGTGCTCGTCGCTCAACGCCAGTCGGAAAAACTTGAACTGgccattttaa
- the LOC128669114 gene encoding cingulin-like isoform X5 — MLKCGLMPAAKPPPGRSCMGPSQDSPAMKKRPRATFNKRPHSVSPSIPVRPRSPLGKTIGDRRCHSLSPSMEKPTIQKMSVAESSVSAPESHGGGSIVSDNNDLEQASIAEKTSVRAMASKLMRSMAGKKRDFLKQKKTLISLQNSVLELYATLREMEVRTDTKDDTLGEVRVLSVTGWPPHDLLLLVREDLDLPLNPDINGIFSLQILQQLSAQLNQIPEEVLGVGAELMARRIELLNLIRAKYRNNAKNAEWDAETEKLHRLLAGIAENLKSKVNYCIDLAKIPWLDRETMIKKIDRLQRENLVLQHKLEDYTKKDGDEGKECVAEGLTYHKCQSQKLAEDLAKERNARESLKEVVAAAESMLRVARGRIATLERQLKETRADLDAARRKHKDLEQLYRHRETSYDARSRKLIEMSKTGEMTIETLSRQRDALELRFLKIIIVTFFYQQFWKLRSYKNVLRVKELRDAGDVVEKAAASREAELRARLDSLTAKMAEQEKNRAAAESRIPGYEVRIKELEEQLQIYRERSAKLIDIERKRCVEFLPSIETEPTDRETEIWTELQFTRAALATTEEELKQARADKDSFLNSLNKIAQVDGDDSIQDKMGAELVEREKKIAKLQNVIEQLKENEKTMKQDVTQYENQLTSLKMEVKRLRNYNCYSKEIPFQELQTELLDMHMQVDTLSRERNALVTAAASRALMLERHERAASLFARILKARRDLTALVEGGGSEPSSLDDSSNAEVSRSLSSVCGNAAETWTALQAERTRVLRLESAVLAQSLQLEREDRVRTQLERRRAVLEREVLRAHQSSSAEQCSSLNASRKNLNWPF; from the exons ATGTTGAAATGTGGATTGATGCCGGCTGCAAAACCGCCCCCCGGGCGTTCCTGCATGG GTCCGAGTCAGGATTCACCCGCAATGAAAAAACGCCCGAGAGCTACTTTTAATAAGAGACCTCACTCGGTGTCGCCGAGTATACCTGTCAGACCACGG AGCCCTCTGGGAAAGACCATCGGCGATAGAAGATGTCATAGCTTATCTCCATCAATG GAAAAACCAACAATTCAGAAGATGAGTGTGGCTGAGTCAAGTGTGTCTGCTCCAGAGTCCCATGGCGGCGGCAGTATCGTCAGCGACAACAACGACCTCGAGCAAG cTTCTATTGCAGAAAAGACGTCTGTTCGGGCAATGGCTTCGAAATTAATGCGGTCGATGGCGGGCAAGAAAAGGGATTTCCtcaaacaaaagaaaactttaatCTCTCTCCAG AACTCCGTACTAGAACTATATGCTACTCTAAGAGAGATGGAGGTACGCACGGACACCAAAGATGATACCCTGGGCGAGGTCCGCGTGCTATCCGTGACGGGATGGCCGCCACACGACCTGCTACTGCTCGTGCGGGAGGACCTGGACCTGCCCCTCAACCCGGACATCAACGGGATATTCA GTCTCCAAATCTTACAACAGTTGAGTGCACAGTTGAATCAAATCCCTGAAGAGGTATTAGGAGTAGGGGCAGAGTTGATGGCCCGACGCATAGAACTTCTAAATTTGATACGAGCTAAGTATCGCAAC AATGCAAAAAATGCGGAATGGGATGCTGAAACTGAAAAACTTCATAGACTATTAGCAGGCATAGCCGAGAATCTGAAATCAAAAGTAAATTACTGTATAGATTTAGctaa GATCCCATGGCTTGATCGCGAGACTATGATAAAGAAAATAGATCGATTACAAAGGGAGAACTTAGTCCTACAACACAAACTGGAAGATTACACAAAAAAAGACGGCGATGAAGGCAAAGAATGTGTAGCCGAAGGATTAACTTACCAT AAATGTCAATCTCAGAAGCTGGCTGAGGACCTGGCCAAGGAGCGGAACGCGCGGGAATCGCTGAAGGAAGTGGTGGCTGCTGCTGAGAGCATGCTGCGAGTGGCGCGCGGGCGCATCGCCACGCTGGAGCGCCAGCTCAAGGAAACCCGCGCAGATCTCGACGCTGCGCGCCGCAAACACAAAGACCTCGAGCAACTC tATCGTCACCGAGAGACGAGCTACGACGCGCGCTCGAGGAAGTTGATCGAGATGTCGAAGACTGGAGAAATGACGATCGAGACTCTATCTCGCCAGCGGGATGCTCTAGAGCTTAGGTttcttaaaatcattattgtgACGTTTTTTTATCAACAGTTTTGGAAGTTAAGAAGTTACAAAAACGTTTTAAGGGTGAAGGAACTCCGCGACGCGGGGGATGTCGTGGAGAAGGCGGCCGCGTCGCGGGAGGCTGAGCTGCGCGCGCGCCTCGACTCCTTGACCGCGAAGATGGCTGAACAG GAAAAGAACCGAGCAGCGGCCGAGAGTAGGATTCCAGGATATGAAGTTCGTATAAAAGAACTGGAAGAGCAGTTGCAAATATACCGAGAACGGTCAGCAAAGCTGATTGACATAGAAAGGAAACGTTGCGTCGAGTTTTTGCCGTCTATAG aGACGGAGCCTACTGATAGAGAAACAGAGATATGGACTGAACTACAGTTTACTAGAGCAGCCTTAGCTACCACTGAAGAAGAGTTAAAACAAGCTAGAGCCGACAAGGACagctttttaaattcattaaataaaattgcg cAAGTGGATGGAGACGATTCAATCCAAGATAAAATGGGCGCTGAATTAGTCGAGCGAGAAAAGAAAATTGCAAAGTTACAGAACGTGATTGAACaactaaaagaaaatgaaaaaacaat gAAACAAGACGTCACGCAATATGAGAACCAACTGACGTCACTTAAAATGGAGGTTAAGCGTTTAAGAAATTATAACTGTTACTCTAAAGAAATTCCATTTCAAGAATTACAGACAGAG CTGTTAGACATGCACATGCAAGTGGACACCTTATCGCGCGAACGCAATGCCCTGGTGACGGCGGCAGCATCCAGAGCATTGATGCTCGAGAGACACGAGAGGGCGGCGTCCCTGTTCGCCCGCATCCTGAAGGCGCGGCGAGACCTAACGGCTCTGGTCGAGGGAGGGGGCTCCGAGCCATCGTCGTTAGATGACAGTAGTAATGCAGAG GTGTCCCGATCCCTGTCGTCAGTGTGTGGGAATGCGGCGGAGACGTGGACGGCCCTCCAGGCCGAGCGAACCCGGGTGCTCCGGCTAGAGAGCGCG GTGTTGGCCCAAAGTCTGCAATTGGAGCGGGAGGACCGTGTCAGGACGCAGCTAGAACGACGTCGCGCCGTCCTCGAGAGAGAGGTCTTGAGGGCCCACCAGTCCTCCTCAGCTGAGCAGTGCTCGTCGCTCAACGCCAGTCGGAAAAACTTGAACTGgccattttaa
- the LOC128669114 gene encoding cingulin-like isoform X2, translated as MLKCGLMPAAKPPPGRSCMGPSQDSPAMKKRPRATFNKRPHSVSPSIPVRPRSPLGKTIGDRRCHSLSPSMEKPTIQKMSVAESSVSAPESHGGGSIVSDNNDLEQEKTSVRAMASKLMRSMAGKKRDFLKQKKTLISLQNSVLELYATLREMEVRTDTKDDTLGEVRVLSVTGWPPHDLLLLVREDLDLPLNPDINGIFSLQILQQLSAQLNQIPEEVLGVGAELMARRIELLNLIRAKYRNNAKNAEWDAETEKLHRLLAGIAENLKSKVNYCIDLAKIPWLDRETMIKKIDRLQRENLVLQHKLEDYTKKDGDEGKECVAEGLTYHKCQSQKLAEDLAKERNARESLKEVVAAAESMLRVARGRIATLERQLKETRADLDAARRKHKDLEQLVNSPSQQKAYRHRETSYDARSRKLIEMSKTGEMTIETLSRQRDALELRFLKIIIVTFFYQQFWKLRSYKNVLRVKELRDAGDVVEKAAASREAELRARLDSLTAKMAEQEKNRAAAESRIPGYEVRIKELEEQLQIYRERSAKLIDIERKRCVEFLPSIETEPTDRETEIWTELQFTRAALATTEEELKQARADKDSFLNSLNKIAQVDGDDSIQDKMGAELVEREKKIAKLQNVIEQLKENEKTMKQDVTQYENQLTSLKMEVKRLRNYNCYSKEIPFQELQTELLDMHMQVDTLSRERNALVTAAASRALMLERHERAASLFARILKARRDLTALVEGGGSEPSSLDDSSNAEVSRSLSSVCGNAAETWTALQAERTRVLRLESAVLAQSLQLEREDRVRTQLERRRAVLEREVLRAHQSSSAEQCSSLNASRKNLNWPF; from the exons ATGTTGAAATGTGGATTGATGCCGGCTGCAAAACCGCCCCCCGGGCGTTCCTGCATGG GTCCGAGTCAGGATTCACCCGCAATGAAAAAACGCCCGAGAGCTACTTTTAATAAGAGACCTCACTCGGTGTCGCCGAGTATACCTGTCAGACCACGG AGCCCTCTGGGAAAGACCATCGGCGATAGAAGATGTCATAGCTTATCTCCATCAATG GAAAAACCAACAATTCAGAAGATGAGTGTGGCTGAGTCAAGTGTGTCTGCTCCAGAGTCCCATGGCGGCGGCAGTATCGTCAGCGACAACAACGACCTCGAGCAAG AAAAGACGTCTGTTCGGGCAATGGCTTCGAAATTAATGCGGTCGATGGCGGGCAAGAAAAGGGATTTCCtcaaacaaaagaaaactttaatCTCTCTCCAG AACTCCGTACTAGAACTATATGCTACTCTAAGAGAGATGGAGGTACGCACGGACACCAAAGATGATACCCTGGGCGAGGTCCGCGTGCTATCCGTGACGGGATGGCCGCCACACGACCTGCTACTGCTCGTGCGGGAGGACCTGGACCTGCCCCTCAACCCGGACATCAACGGGATATTCA GTCTCCAAATCTTACAACAGTTGAGTGCACAGTTGAATCAAATCCCTGAAGAGGTATTAGGAGTAGGGGCAGAGTTGATGGCCCGACGCATAGAACTTCTAAATTTGATACGAGCTAAGTATCGCAAC AATGCAAAAAATGCGGAATGGGATGCTGAAACTGAAAAACTTCATAGACTATTAGCAGGCATAGCCGAGAATCTGAAATCAAAAGTAAATTACTGTATAGATTTAGctaa GATCCCATGGCTTGATCGCGAGACTATGATAAAGAAAATAGATCGATTACAAAGGGAGAACTTAGTCCTACAACACAAACTGGAAGATTACACAAAAAAAGACGGCGATGAAGGCAAAGAATGTGTAGCCGAAGGATTAACTTACCAT AAATGTCAATCTCAGAAGCTGGCTGAGGACCTGGCCAAGGAGCGGAACGCGCGGGAATCGCTGAAGGAAGTGGTGGCTGCTGCTGAGAGCATGCTGCGAGTGGCGCGCGGGCGCATCGCCACGCTGGAGCGCCAGCTCAAGGAAACCCGCGCAGATCTCGACGCTGCGCGCCGCAAACACAAAGACCTCGAGCAACTCGTAAACAGTCCCTCCCAACAGAAGGCA tATCGTCACCGAGAGACGAGCTACGACGCGCGCTCGAGGAAGTTGATCGAGATGTCGAAGACTGGAGAAATGACGATCGAGACTCTATCTCGCCAGCGGGATGCTCTAGAGCTTAGGTttcttaaaatcattattgtgACGTTTTTTTATCAACAGTTTTGGAAGTTAAGAAGTTACAAAAACGTTTTAAGGGTGAAGGAACTCCGCGACGCGGGGGATGTCGTGGAGAAGGCGGCCGCGTCGCGGGAGGCTGAGCTGCGCGCGCGCCTCGACTCCTTGACCGCGAAGATGGCTGAACAG GAAAAGAACCGAGCAGCGGCCGAGAGTAGGATTCCAGGATATGAAGTTCGTATAAAAGAACTGGAAGAGCAGTTGCAAATATACCGAGAACGGTCAGCAAAGCTGATTGACATAGAAAGGAAACGTTGCGTCGAGTTTTTGCCGTCTATAG aGACGGAGCCTACTGATAGAGAAACAGAGATATGGACTGAACTACAGTTTACTAGAGCAGCCTTAGCTACCACTGAAGAAGAGTTAAAACAAGCTAGAGCCGACAAGGACagctttttaaattcattaaataaaattgcg cAAGTGGATGGAGACGATTCAATCCAAGATAAAATGGGCGCTGAATTAGTCGAGCGAGAAAAGAAAATTGCAAAGTTACAGAACGTGATTGAACaactaaaagaaaatgaaaaaacaat gAAACAAGACGTCACGCAATATGAGAACCAACTGACGTCACTTAAAATGGAGGTTAAGCGTTTAAGAAATTATAACTGTTACTCTAAAGAAATTCCATTTCAAGAATTACAGACAGAG CTGTTAGACATGCACATGCAAGTGGACACCTTATCGCGCGAACGCAATGCCCTGGTGACGGCGGCAGCATCCAGAGCATTGATGCTCGAGAGACACGAGAGGGCGGCGTCCCTGTTCGCCCGCATCCTGAAGGCGCGGCGAGACCTAACGGCTCTGGTCGAGGGAGGGGGCTCCGAGCCATCGTCGTTAGATGACAGTAGTAATGCAGAG GTGTCCCGATCCCTGTCGTCAGTGTGTGGGAATGCGGCGGAGACGTGGACGGCCCTCCAGGCCGAGCGAACCCGGGTGCTCCGGCTAGAGAGCGCG GTGTTGGCCCAAAGTCTGCAATTGGAGCGGGAGGACCGTGTCAGGACGCAGCTAGAACGACGTCGCGCCGTCCTCGAGAGAGAGGTCTTGAGGGCCCACCAGTCCTCCTCAGCTGAGCAGTGCTCGTCGCTCAACGCCAGTCGGAAAAACTTGAACTGgccattttaa